One window of Chamaesiphon minutus PCC 6605 genomic DNA carries:
- the rsmA gene encoding 16S rRNA (adenine(1518)-N(6)/adenine(1519)-N(6))-dimethyltransferase RsmA produces MKTKKQFGQHWLRNEQVLDRIITAAKIAPTDRILEIGPGTGILTRRLVAAASAVVAVEIDRDLSALLVKKMGHLDNFILLENDFLNLDVDGNLTAFPKFQQANKVVANIPYNITGPILEKLLGNIVHPAERPFDSIVLLVQKEVGDRLFAKPSTKAFGALSIRVQYLAHCELICPVPARDFSPPPKVDSAVIRLTPRRLELTANNPKLLNNLVRLGFSTRRKMLRNNLQSAIDRESLVELLASLNISDEARAEDLSIEQWIKLSNLVGDRKGEPDFPIEDNPSQ; encoded by the coding sequence ATGAAGACCAAGAAACAATTCGGACAACACTGGTTGCGTAACGAACAAGTACTCGATCGAATTATCACCGCCGCGAAGATCGCTCCTACCGATCGCATTCTGGAAATCGGCCCTGGTACTGGCATTCTCACCCGTCGGCTGGTGGCAGCGGCAAGTGCGGTGGTAGCAGTGGAGATCGATCGGGATTTGAGTGCGCTATTGGTTAAAAAAATGGGTCATCTCGATAATTTTATTTTATTAGAAAATGACTTTCTCAACCTCGATGTCGATGGTAATTTAACCGCTTTTCCTAAATTTCAACAAGCTAATAAAGTCGTTGCAAATATTCCTTATAATATTACAGGGCCGATCCTCGAAAAACTTTTAGGTAATATCGTCCATCCCGCAGAGCGACCATTTGATTCGATCGTGTTATTAGTTCAAAAAGAAGTCGGTGACAGATTGTTTGCAAAACCCAGCACCAAAGCTTTTGGAGCTTTATCGATTCGCGTACAATATTTAGCTCACTGCGAATTAATTTGTCCCGTGCCCGCTCGCGACTTTTCGCCGCCACCAAAGGTTGATTCTGCCGTGATTAGACTGACACCGAGAAGGTTGGAGTTGACTGCTAATAATCCAAAATTATTAAATAATTTAGTAAGATTGGGTTTTAGTACGCGGCGGAAGATGTTGAGAAATAATCTCCAAAGCGCGATCGATCGAGAATCACTCGTCGAACTTCTCGCATCATTAAATATCAGTGATGAAGCTCGTGCTGAAGATCTTAGTATCGAGCAGTGGATAAAGTTATCTAATTTGGTAGGCGATCGTAAGGGCGAGCCAGATTTCCCGATCGAAGATAATCCTTCTCAATGA